A single window of Oreochromis aureus strain Israel breed Guangdong linkage group 5, ZZ_aureus, whole genome shotgun sequence DNA harbors:
- the LOC116313697 gene encoding zinc finger protein 2 homolog, which translates to MATATLQTFNVFLTERLTAAAVDIYGFVEKTLVEYQEEVYRAKLENQRLQRLLDLVYKPEIRLHRADAKQQPTEDIPPKQQEWSSSVWQDEPGPSEVKEEQREELWLNGGEEQPTMEDSDDGDALTKELIKTVQQLEDCRAAEESRELRQTSPDEPNLLDEKTSTTLYRCHICNYIFTKKTVLTWHLKTHESKPQESKSNFDCHICGKHIPCQSNLQNHMRVHTGERPYSCHYCGKCFKLKGHMTEHIRTHTGEKPFSCHICDKSFNRGSTLRKHVLAKHKEERPYKCGDCDELFTERLLMKRHMRNVHGVNLSTSQSPT; encoded by the exons ATGGCTACAGCTACCCTTCAGACATTTAACGTGTTCCTGACGGAAAGACTAACCGCAGCTGCGGTGGACATCTACGGATTCGTTGAGAAGACCCTGGTAGAGTACCAGGAGGAGGTGTACCGAGCCAAGCTGGAGAACCAGAGGCTGCAGCGGCTGCTGGACCTCGTCTACAAACCAGAGATAAGACTGCACAGGGCAG ATGCCAAACAACAGCCAACTGAGGACATTCCACCTAAACAGCAAGAGTGGAGCTCGAGTGTGTGGCAGGATGAGCCAGGACCCTCCGAGGTTAAAGAGGAGCAGAGGGAGGAACTGTGGCTCAATGGAGGTGAGGAGCAACCAACGATGGAAGACAGCGATGACGGAGATGCCTTGACAAAAGAACTCATCAAAACAGTGCAGCAGTTAGAGGACTgcagagcagcagaggagagcagAGAGTTGAGGCAAACATCTCCAGATGAACCAAACCTTCTGGACGAGAAGACTAGCACCACCCTGTACCGCTGCCACATATGCAACTACATTTTCACCAAAAAGACTGTGCTAACGTGGCACCTCAAGACGCATGAAAGCAAGCCACAGGAGAGCAAGAGCAACTTTGACTGCCACATCTGCGGCAAGCACATCCCCTGCCAGAGCAACCTGCAGAATCATATGAGAGtgcacacaggagagagacccTACAGCTGCCATTACTGCGGCAAGTGTTTTAAGCTGAAAGGACACATGACAGAACACATAAGGACTCACACAGGGGAGAAACCTTTCAGCTGCCACATCTGTGACAAATCCTTCAACAGGGGTTCCACTCTGAGGAAGCACGTTCTAGCCAAACATAAAGAGGAGAGGCCGTACAAATGTGGGGACTGCGATGAGCTCTTTACAGAGCGGCTGCTGATGAAGAGGCATATGAGAAACGTTCACGGTGTTAACCTGTCCACAAGTCAGAGTCCCACCTGA
- the aldh1l1 gene encoding cytosolic 10-formyltetrahydrofolate dehydrogenase isoform X1: MRIAVIGQSLFGQEVYKELRKDGHTIVGVFTIPDKDGKADPLATEAEKDGVPVFKFPRWRLKGQAIQEVVTQYKATGAELNVLPFCSQFIPMEVIDHPRHGSIIYHPSLLPRHRGASAINWTLIHGDKKGGFTVFWADDGLDTGPILLQRECDVEPNDTVNTIYKRFLFPEGVKGTVEAVRLIAEGKAPKITQPGDGATYECIQKKDNAKIDWNQSAEALHNWIRGNDKVPGAWAEVDGQKVTFYGSSLVDNETAVNGQPLEIPGASQPGIVTKSGLVLFGNDGKTLLVKNLQFEDGKMIAAAQYFRSGSSAAVELTEEEKTFAEQMRAVWESILSNVSQIEDSTDFFKSGAASMDVVRLVEEVKLRASSCQLQNEDVYMNTTFKDFIQMCVRKLRGEDDEEELVVDYVEKNINNMIIKMPHQLFINGEFVDAEGGKTYKTINPTDGTAICDVSLAQISDVDRAVAAAKEAFEEGEWGKMNPRDRGRLIYRLADLMEEHQEELATIEAIDSGAVYTLALKTHVGMSIQTFRYFAGWCDKIQGSTIPINQARPNRNLTFTKKEPMGVCAIVIPWNYPLMMLAWKTAACLAAGNTVVLKPAQVTPLTALKFAELAARAGLPKGVINILPGSGALVGQRLSDHPDVRKLGFTGSTEIGKHIMKSCAVSNVKKVSLELGGKSPLIIFSDCEMDKAVRMGMSSVFFNKGENCIAAGRLFVEDSIHDLFVQKVVEEVKKMKIGDPLDRSTDHGPQNHKAHLDKLVEYCQTGVKEGATLVCGGRQVQRPGFFFEPTVFTDVQDHMYIAKEESFGPVMIISKFKSGEVDDVLRRANATEYGLASGVFTRDISKALYVSERLNAGTVFVNTYNKTDVAAPFGGFKQSGFGKDLGQEALNEYLKTKAVTIEY; encoded by the exons ATGAGGATTGCAGTGATTGGTCAGAGTCTGTTCGGCCAGGAAGTGTACAAGGAGCTAAGGAAGGATGGGCACACCATTGTAGGAGTTTTCACAATCCCTGACAAGGATGGCAAGGCAGATCCACTGG CCACAGAAGCGGAGAAGGATGGTGTGCCTGTCTTTAAGTTCCCCCGCTGGCGACTGAAGGGCCAGGCTATTCAGGAGGTGGTGACTCAATACAAGGCTACAGGTGCGGAGCTCAACGTCCTGCCCTTCTGCTCCCAGTTCATTCCCATGGAGGTTATCGACCACCCAAGGCATGGCTCCATCATCTACCACCCATCCCTACTGCCTCGCCACAGGGGAGCCTCTGCTATCAACTG GACACTGATCCATGGTGACAAAAAGGGCGGGTTTACAGTGTTCTGGGCTGATGACGGACTGGATACTGGTCCCATCCTGCTGCAGAGAGAGTGTGATGTTGAACCCAATGACACTGTCAACACCATCTACAAGAGATTTCTCTTCCCAGAGGGAGTAAAAGGCACA GTGGAAGCTGTGAGGCTGATTGCAGAGGGGAAGGCCCCGAAGATCACACAGCCAGGAGACGGAGCCACGTATGAGTGCATCCAGAAAAAGGACAATGCCAAG ATTGACTGGAACCAGTCTGCTGAGGCTCTCCACAACTGGATCAGAGGAAACGACAAAGTGCCGGGAGCCTGGGCCGAGGTTGATGGACAG AAAGTGACTTTCTATGGCTCCTCTTTGGTGGATAATGAAACCGCAGTTAATGGTCAACCCCTGGAAATCCCTGGAGCCAGCCAACCGGGTATCGTCACTAAATCTGGCCTGGTGCTGTTTGGCAATGACGGCAAGACG ctgctggtgaagaaTCTGCAGTTTGAGGATGGAAAGATGATTGCTGCAGCACAGTACTTTCGCTCTGGGAGCAGTGCTGCTGTGGAGCTCACTGAGGAGGAGAAAACCTTCGCTGAACAGATGAGG GCAGTGTGGGAGAGTATTCTGAGTAATGTGAGCCAGATTGAAGACTCCACAgattttttcaaatctggtgCTGCTTCCATGGATGTGGTCAg GTTGGTGGAGGAGGTGAAACTTCGAGCCAGCAGTTGCCAGCTGCAGAACGAGGATGTCTACATGAACACAACCTTTAAGGATTTCATCCAAATGTGTGTCAGGAAGCTCAGAGGGGAGGACGATGAAGAGGAGTTGGTAGTCGACTAT GTGGAGAAGAACATAAACAACATGATAATAAAGATGCCTCATCAGTTATTCATCAACGGAGAGTTTGTTGATGCAGAGGGAGGAAAGACCTACAAGACCATCAACCCCACTGATGGCAcg GCCATCTGCGATGTGTCTCTGGCCCAGATCAGTGATGTGGACAGGGCAGTGGCTGCAGCTAAAGAGGCCTTTGAAGAGGGAGAGTGGGGCAAGATGAACCCAAGAGACAGAGGCAGACTCATCTACAG GCTGGCTGACCTGATGGAGGAGCACCAGGAGGAGCTGGCCACTATCGAAGCCATTGACTCTGGAGCTGTGTACACTCTGGCCCTCAAGACCCACGTGGGCATGTCCATCCAGACTTTCCGCTACTTTGCTGGCTGGTGTGACAAGATCCAA GGTAGCACCATCCCCATCAACCAGGCCAGGCCCAATCGTAACCTGACGTTTACCAAGAAGGAACCAATGGG AGTTTGTGCTATTGTGATTCCTTGGAACTACCCTCTAATGATGCTGGCCTGGAAGACCGCAGCATGCCTggcagctggaaacacagtggtCCTCAAACCAGCACAG gtCACCCCACTGACAGCACTGAAGTTTGCTGAACTGGCAGCACGAGCGGGACTGCCTAAAGGCGTGATTAACATTCTGCCTGGATCAG GTGCCCTGGTGGGTCAGCGTCTCTCTGACCATCCCGACGTCCGGAAACTTGGCTTCACAGGTTCCACAGAGATTGGTAAACACATCATGAAGAG CTGTGCAGTCAGCAATGTAAAGAAAGTCTCTCTGGAGCTTGGAGGAAAATCTCCACTTATCATCTTCAGTGACTGCGAGATGGACAAGGCTGTGCGCATG GGCATGAGCTCAGTGTTCTTTAACAAGGGAGAGAACTGCATCGCTGCTGGCAGACTGTTTGTGGAAGACTCCATTCATGACCTGTTTGTACAAAAAGTG GTTGAGGAAGTCAAAAAGATGAAGATTGGTGATCCACTGGACCGCTCAACAGACCATGGACCTCAGAACCACAAGGCTCACCTGGACAAACTGGTGGAATATTGTCAGACTGGCGTCAAGGAGGGAGCCACCCTGGTCTGTGGTGGTAGACAGGTACAACGACCAG GTTTCTTCTTTGAACCCACAGTGTTTACTGATGTGCAGGACCACATGTACATTGCTAAAGAGGAGTCTTTCGGCCCTGTCATGATCATCTCCAAGTTTAAGAGCGG TGAAGTGGATGACGTCCTGAGGAGGGCCAATGCTACAGAGTATGGCCTGGCATCGGGTGTTTTCACACGGGACATCAGCAAAGCACTGTATGTCAGTGAAAGGCTCAATGCCGGCACAGTTTTCGTCAACACCTACAACAAGACCGACGTCGCTGCGCCCTTCGGAGGCTTCAAGCAGTCCGGATTTGGTAAAGACCTGG
- the aldh1l1 gene encoding cytosolic 10-formyltetrahydrofolate dehydrogenase isoform X2 codes for MLGRSQCCVVLCVLPEWRKVPEAGRGIMMPAVSGLGGRLRSATEAEKDGVPVFKFPRWRLKGQAIQEVVTQYKATGAELNVLPFCSQFIPMEVIDHPRHGSIIYHPSLLPRHRGASAINWTLIHGDKKGGFTVFWADDGLDTGPILLQRECDVEPNDTVNTIYKRFLFPEGVKGTVEAVRLIAEGKAPKITQPGDGATYECIQKKDNAKIDWNQSAEALHNWIRGNDKVPGAWAEVDGQKVTFYGSSLVDNETAVNGQPLEIPGASQPGIVTKSGLVLFGNDGKTLLVKNLQFEDGKMIAAAQYFRSGSSAAVELTEEEKTFAEQMRAVWESILSNVSQIEDSTDFFKSGAASMDVVRLVEEVKLRASSCQLQNEDVYMNTTFKDFIQMCVRKLRGEDDEEELVVDYVEKNINNMIIKMPHQLFINGEFVDAEGGKTYKTINPTDGTAICDVSLAQISDVDRAVAAAKEAFEEGEWGKMNPRDRGRLIYRLADLMEEHQEELATIEAIDSGAVYTLALKTHVGMSIQTFRYFAGWCDKIQGSTIPINQARPNRNLTFTKKEPMGVCAIVIPWNYPLMMLAWKTAACLAAGNTVVLKPAQVTPLTALKFAELAARAGLPKGVINILPGSGALVGQRLSDHPDVRKLGFTGSTEIGKHIMKSCAVSNVKKVSLELGGKSPLIIFSDCEMDKAVRMGMSSVFFNKGENCIAAGRLFVEDSIHDLFVQKVVEEVKKMKIGDPLDRSTDHGPQNHKAHLDKLVEYCQTGVKEGATLVCGGRQVQRPGFFFEPTVFTDVQDHMYIAKEESFGPVMIISKFKSGEVDDVLRRANATEYGLASGVFTRDISKALYVSERLNAGTVFVNTYNKTDVAAPFGGFKQSGFGKDLGQEALNEYLKTKAVTIEY; via the exons atgctgggGAGATCGCAATGCTGTGTCGTTTTGTGTGTTCtgccggagtggcgaaaggtgccggAAGCTGGGCGGGGCATTATGATGCCTGCTGTCAGTGGCCTGGGGGGAAGACTGCGGAGTG CCACAGAAGCGGAGAAGGATGGTGTGCCTGTCTTTAAGTTCCCCCGCTGGCGACTGAAGGGCCAGGCTATTCAGGAGGTGGTGACTCAATACAAGGCTACAGGTGCGGAGCTCAACGTCCTGCCCTTCTGCTCCCAGTTCATTCCCATGGAGGTTATCGACCACCCAAGGCATGGCTCCATCATCTACCACCCATCCCTACTGCCTCGCCACAGGGGAGCCTCTGCTATCAACTG GACACTGATCCATGGTGACAAAAAGGGCGGGTTTACAGTGTTCTGGGCTGATGACGGACTGGATACTGGTCCCATCCTGCTGCAGAGAGAGTGTGATGTTGAACCCAATGACACTGTCAACACCATCTACAAGAGATTTCTCTTCCCAGAGGGAGTAAAAGGCACA GTGGAAGCTGTGAGGCTGATTGCAGAGGGGAAGGCCCCGAAGATCACACAGCCAGGAGACGGAGCCACGTATGAGTGCATCCAGAAAAAGGACAATGCCAAG ATTGACTGGAACCAGTCTGCTGAGGCTCTCCACAACTGGATCAGAGGAAACGACAAAGTGCCGGGAGCCTGGGCCGAGGTTGATGGACAG AAAGTGACTTTCTATGGCTCCTCTTTGGTGGATAATGAAACCGCAGTTAATGGTCAACCCCTGGAAATCCCTGGAGCCAGCCAACCGGGTATCGTCACTAAATCTGGCCTGGTGCTGTTTGGCAATGACGGCAAGACG ctgctggtgaagaaTCTGCAGTTTGAGGATGGAAAGATGATTGCTGCAGCACAGTACTTTCGCTCTGGGAGCAGTGCTGCTGTGGAGCTCACTGAGGAGGAGAAAACCTTCGCTGAACAGATGAGG GCAGTGTGGGAGAGTATTCTGAGTAATGTGAGCCAGATTGAAGACTCCACAgattttttcaaatctggtgCTGCTTCCATGGATGTGGTCAg GTTGGTGGAGGAGGTGAAACTTCGAGCCAGCAGTTGCCAGCTGCAGAACGAGGATGTCTACATGAACACAACCTTTAAGGATTTCATCCAAATGTGTGTCAGGAAGCTCAGAGGGGAGGACGATGAAGAGGAGTTGGTAGTCGACTAT GTGGAGAAGAACATAAACAACATGATAATAAAGATGCCTCATCAGTTATTCATCAACGGAGAGTTTGTTGATGCAGAGGGAGGAAAGACCTACAAGACCATCAACCCCACTGATGGCAcg GCCATCTGCGATGTGTCTCTGGCCCAGATCAGTGATGTGGACAGGGCAGTGGCTGCAGCTAAAGAGGCCTTTGAAGAGGGAGAGTGGGGCAAGATGAACCCAAGAGACAGAGGCAGACTCATCTACAG GCTGGCTGACCTGATGGAGGAGCACCAGGAGGAGCTGGCCACTATCGAAGCCATTGACTCTGGAGCTGTGTACACTCTGGCCCTCAAGACCCACGTGGGCATGTCCATCCAGACTTTCCGCTACTTTGCTGGCTGGTGTGACAAGATCCAA GGTAGCACCATCCCCATCAACCAGGCCAGGCCCAATCGTAACCTGACGTTTACCAAGAAGGAACCAATGGG AGTTTGTGCTATTGTGATTCCTTGGAACTACCCTCTAATGATGCTGGCCTGGAAGACCGCAGCATGCCTggcagctggaaacacagtggtCCTCAAACCAGCACAG gtCACCCCACTGACAGCACTGAAGTTTGCTGAACTGGCAGCACGAGCGGGACTGCCTAAAGGCGTGATTAACATTCTGCCTGGATCAG GTGCCCTGGTGGGTCAGCGTCTCTCTGACCATCCCGACGTCCGGAAACTTGGCTTCACAGGTTCCACAGAGATTGGTAAACACATCATGAAGAG CTGTGCAGTCAGCAATGTAAAGAAAGTCTCTCTGGAGCTTGGAGGAAAATCTCCACTTATCATCTTCAGTGACTGCGAGATGGACAAGGCTGTGCGCATG GGCATGAGCTCAGTGTTCTTTAACAAGGGAGAGAACTGCATCGCTGCTGGCAGACTGTTTGTGGAAGACTCCATTCATGACCTGTTTGTACAAAAAGTG GTTGAGGAAGTCAAAAAGATGAAGATTGGTGATCCACTGGACCGCTCAACAGACCATGGACCTCAGAACCACAAGGCTCACCTGGACAAACTGGTGGAATATTGTCAGACTGGCGTCAAGGAGGGAGCCACCCTGGTCTGTGGTGGTAGACAGGTACAACGACCAG GTTTCTTCTTTGAACCCACAGTGTTTACTGATGTGCAGGACCACATGTACATTGCTAAAGAGGAGTCTTTCGGCCCTGTCATGATCATCTCCAAGTTTAAGAGCGG TGAAGTGGATGACGTCCTGAGGAGGGCCAATGCTACAGAGTATGGCCTGGCATCGGGTGTTTTCACACGGGACATCAGCAAAGCACTGTATGTCAGTGAAAGGCTCAATGCCGGCACAGTTTTCGTCAACACCTACAACAAGACCGACGTCGCTGCGCCCTTCGGAGGCTTCAAGCAGTCCGGATTTGGTAAAGACCTGG